One genomic window of Ruminococcus gauvreauii includes the following:
- a CDS encoding RNA polymerase sigma factor — protein MDKDFLLIRQMKSGDETAMDKFVRKYYPVIFRYCQYHISDRAYGSLSFGLTQTTNNDIIITVINITKGADSNEVEYYHVCQSF, from the coding sequence ATGGACAAAGATTTTCTTCTGATCCGGCAGATGAAGAGCGGCGATGAGACAGCGATGGACAAGTTCGTGCGGAAGTATTATCCTGTCATATTCAGGTATTGCCAGTATCATATCTCTGACCGGGCATATGGGTCTCTTTCCTTTGGATTGACACAGACGACAAACAATGATATAATTATAACAGTTATAAATATAACCAAGGGAGCTGATAGCAATGAAGTGGAATATTATCACGTATGCCAATCGTTTTAA
- a CDS encoding MarR family winged helix-turn-helix transcriptional regulator, producing MKWNIITYANRFKRMYFLAFQPLACKYGLNQLEIDILLFLHNNPDCNTARDIVEKRGFAKSNVSNAVESLRKKVYLVSKPDSESRKVHRLYLLPEVHAQITELAACQETVFAEMMCGFTEEEYNMLCSFMGRIDENVGKLLEKFEQKRG from the coding sequence ATGAAGTGGAATATTATCACGTATGCCAATCGTTTTAAACGAATGTATTTCCTGGCTTTTCAGCCGCTGGCATGCAAATATGGTCTGAATCAGCTTGAAATCGATATTCTGCTGTTTCTGCATAACAACCCCGACTGCAATACGGCAAGGGATATCGTAGAGAAGCGGGGATTTGCAAAGTCTAATGTTTCAAATGCGGTGGAGTCCCTGCGGAAAAAGGTATATCTGGTATCGAAGCCGGATTCGGAGAGCCGGAAGGTCCACAGGCTGTATCTGCTGCCCGAAGTTCATGCACAGATCACAGAACTGGCTGCCTGTCAGGAAACTGTATTCGCAGAGATGATGTGTGGGTTTACGGAGGAAGAGTATAATATGCTGTGCTCTTTTATGGGACGTATCGATGAAAATGTCGGGAAACTATTAGAAAAATTTGAACAGAAGAGAGGATAA
- a CDS encoding AraC family transcriptional regulator, translating into MRYSYKVPAEDHSGWSVKTEKGNFDVTYITRTEIASEKDVRAFHCHNDITEIALVYSGKGTSVIGNKEYQIETGDVIVYNKDVLHCDKNEEGMVLKFHLCGVKNLHMKGRTPGKVLNESTGYVIRSGRYFEYLLHGFEMLEESISSGQSDVAQLTKMFVGTFLRIIDILCEEGKEEMNTSGTYSRSQLVSAMRKYIDKHYHENFLLNDLTEKFNVNMYHASRLFTKEMGVSPIAYRTRQRIGIAQTLLTDTDNSISEIANMVGYNYLSRFTHQFVNIIGISPREYRETRVQMNKSLHQLQEE; encoded by the coding sequence ATGAGGTATTCATATAAAGTTCCGGCGGAGGATCATTCCGGGTGGTCTGTTAAAACCGAAAAAGGGAATTTTGATGTTACATATATTACCAGAACCGAGATTGCTTCAGAAAAAGATGTAAGAGCATTTCATTGTCACAATGATATAACAGAAATCGCGCTTGTATATTCAGGAAAAGGAACAAGTGTAATTGGCAATAAAGAATATCAGATCGAAACAGGAGATGTTATTGTATACAATAAAGATGTTCTTCACTGTGACAAAAATGAGGAAGGTATGGTATTAAAATTTCACTTATGCGGGGTAAAGAACCTGCATATGAAGGGAAGAACGCCGGGAAAAGTTTTAAATGAATCCACAGGCTATGTTATCAGGAGCGGCAGATATTTTGAGTATCTGCTCCATGGATTTGAGATGTTGGAAGAGAGTATTTCATCCGGCCAGTCAGACGTCGCACAGCTGACCAAAATGTTTGTGGGCACATTTTTGAGGATTATTGATATTTTGTGTGAGGAGGGGAAAGAAGAGATGAATACTTCCGGTACCTATTCTCGGTCACAGTTGGTTTCTGCCATGAGAAAATATATTGATAAGCATTACCATGAAAACTTTTTATTAAATGATCTGACTGAAAAATTCAATGTGAATATGTATCACGCCTCAAGATTATTTACCAAAGAGATGGGTGTATCACCGATTGCTTACAGAACGCGGCAGCGAATCGGCATAGCACAGACTTTACTGACGGATACAGATAACAGTATATCAGAGATTGCCAATATGGTTGGTTACAATTATCTGAGCAGGTTCACGCATCAGTTTGTAAATATTATTGGCATATCACCAAGGGAATACCGTGAAACACGAGTTCAGATGAACAAATCATTACATCAACTTCAAGAAGAGTGA
- a CDS encoding putative quinol monooxygenase has protein sequence MIAITAKQMIKEEMIGKYHELVKELVEKSCAEEGNVSYCSVQDREDKRIHMFLEIWKDQEAINIHNETEHFKRIIPQFAAMFAGPEEVILYDVVY, from the coding sequence ATGATTGCAATCACAGCAAAACAGATGATCAAAGAAGAAATGATCGGCAAATATCACGAATTAGTAAAAGAACTTGTTGAGAAGTCCTGTGCAGAAGAAGGCAATGTAAGTTATTGCAGTGTTCAGGACAGGGAAGATAAGAGAATTCATATGTTCTTGGAGATCTGGAAGGATCAGGAAGCAATTAATATTCATAATGAAACAGAACATTTCAAACGAATCATTCCCCAGTTTGCGGCAATGTTCGCTGGACCGGAAGAGGTGATTCTCTATGACGTAGTGTATTGA